From the Solibacillus sp. FSL R5-0449 genome, one window contains:
- a CDS encoding ABC transporter permease, translated as MSKFKVLIKKLYKQKISSKSFILTTLLYLAVLSGFMFWSEIKDLIFSGDADTVAVVNETDFDIAQVLLDTDDVEYVYVDSGNIADKLKDGDYYAAFTLTDADGKLAAKIESYDPLPLNDQQDFQSALSQAGQLYAMSQMELSPEQQQLLLSSEPVITLNSLNETANDGKSAEEKMAGVWVSYAIGIIIYIFVASYLSMITTDVASEKGSRALEMLLVSVKPEVHFRSKIVGVFLVALTQFVILFGVLLLLLRFTDGGNKWSVVTDLLNSLSISYFLYIVGFLFLTIFMYLIIGALFGSLVSKVEEAGQVMMPAMMLTLVGFYVMLTGMGNPDTMLIKVFSYIPFTSGMVMPMRLGATDMSAIEPIISFVLLIATVLTLYFMSLSFYKRSVLTYSSGGIIEKMKMVFKVTT; from the coding sequence TTGTCTAAATTTAAAGTGCTTATAAAAAAATTATATAAACAAAAAATTTCTTCAAAGTCCTTTATTTTAACAACATTGCTTTATCTTGCAGTATTAAGCGGGTTTATGTTCTGGTCTGAAATCAAAGACCTCATTTTCTCGGGGGATGCCGATACGGTTGCTGTAGTCAATGAAACAGATTTTGATATCGCCCAAGTACTGCTGGACACCGATGATGTGGAATATGTATATGTTGATTCCGGCAATATCGCGGATAAATTGAAGGACGGCGATTATTATGCGGCGTTTACATTAACAGATGCAGATGGCAAACTAGCGGCAAAAATTGAATCATATGATCCGCTGCCGCTAAATGACCAGCAAGATTTCCAAAGTGCGCTAAGTCAGGCAGGCCAGCTGTATGCGATGAGTCAAATGGAATTATCACCGGAGCAGCAACAGTTACTATTGTCATCAGAACCGGTCATTACGTTGAATTCATTGAATGAAACTGCCAATGATGGCAAATCTGCTGAAGAAAAAATGGCGGGTGTCTGGGTTTCATATGCGATTGGAATTATCATTTATATTTTTGTGGCATCGTATTTATCGATGATTACAACAGATGTTGCTTCGGAAAAAGGGTCTCGTGCTCTGGAAATGCTGTTAGTCAGCGTGAAACCTGAAGTGCATTTCCGTTCAAAAATTGTCGGTGTATTTTTAGTCGCACTTACACAATTTGTTATATTATTCGGAGTCCTTTTATTATTGCTTCGCTTCACGGATGGTGGAAACAAATGGTCAGTTGTAACGGATCTGCTTAATTCACTATCGATTAGCTACTTCTTGTATATCGTCGGTTTCTTATTCTTAACAATTTTCATGTATTTAATTATCGGCGCATTATTCGGTTCACTTGTATCTAAAGTTGAAGAGGCAGGGCAAGTAATGATGCCGGCAATGATGCTGACACTTGTTGGATTCTACGTAATGCTGACAGGTATGGGTAACCCGGATACAATGCTAATTAAAGTATTCTCGTACATTCCGTTTACTTCGGGAATGGTGATGCCGATGCGTTTAGGGGCAACGGATATGAGTGCCATTGAACCAATCATAAGCTTTGTTCTATTGATTGCAACGGTGTTGACGCTATACTTCATGAGTCTGTCATTCTACAAACGAAGTGTACTGACATATTCATCAGGCGGTATTATTGAAAAAATGAAAATGGTATTTAAAGTAACAACATAA
- a CDS encoding ABC transporter ATP-binding protein, with protein MVLQLKDVTKRYRDFVAVNRLNFTIEKGEIFGLIGQNGAGKTTTFRMILDLQDTTEGTITWEGQPIKSVSRDFLGYLPEERGIFPQMKVEEQLYFFGELHGMDKNELKKDIDFWIERFDLEEKRHVKAETLSKGNKQKVQLIASFIHKPAFLILDEPFSGLDPVNMELLKNAILYLRDQGMTILFSSHQMDNVEELCDHLCLLKRGESLFSGSLLDLKKQYGKTKLTVRTDKSFEELSRYPGVNHVKMERDSQAVLTLEDEKYAPEIFDLLSNGNYIEKFSLDYLSLHEIFKEKVGAGLV; from the coding sequence ATGGTGTTACAACTGAAAGATGTGACGAAACGCTACCGTGATTTCGTTGCAGTAAACCGATTGAACTTTACAATTGAAAAAGGCGAAATATTTGGCTTGATCGGGCAAAATGGTGCAGGTAAAACGACTACATTCCGAATGATTCTGGATTTACAGGATACAACAGAAGGTACCATTACATGGGAAGGGCAGCCGATTAAATCGGTAAGCCGTGATTTTTTAGGTTATTTACCTGAAGAGCGCGGTATTTTTCCGCAAATGAAAGTGGAAGAACAACTTTACTTTTTCGGCGAGCTGCATGGAATGGATAAAAACGAACTGAAAAAAGATATCGATTTTTGGATTGAACGCTTTGACCTGGAAGAAAAACGACATGTGAAAGCAGAAACTTTATCAAAAGGGAATAAGCAAAAGGTTCAATTGATCGCCAGCTTTATTCACAAACCGGCATTTTTAATTCTTGATGAACCGTTTAGTGGACTGGACCCGGTGAATATGGAGCTGCTGAAAAATGCAATCCTCTATTTGCGCGACCAAGGAATGACGATTTTATTCTCGAGTCACCAAATGGATAATGTTGAAGAGCTTTGTGATCACTTATGTTTACTAAAGCGTGGTGAATCCCTGTTTTCAGGCTCGCTGCTTGACCTGAAAAAACAGTACGGGAAAACGAAACTGACAGTACGCACTGATAAATCTTTCGAAGAATTAAGTAGATACCCAGGTGTGAATCATGTCAAAATGGAACGCGATTCACAGGCGGTACTGACACTTGAGGATGAAAAGTATGCACCGGAAATTTTCGACTTGCTGTCAAACGGCAATTACATCGAAAAATTCAGCTTAGATTATTTATCGCTGCATGAAATTTTCAAAGAGAAAGTAGGTGCCGGCCTTGTCTAA
- a CDS encoding VOC family protein codes for MGEKLVRVGTTYIPVTDVEQSAEWYVKNLEAALSYKDTDKAILNFANQSFFLVKSNENESANFKDKYGNERFSITFEVDGLHALAQLHKEFQQSGVEVGEIEDRGHAGRNFVFYDLDKNKFDVWSELSPAFKEKFK; via the coding sequence ATGGGCGAAAAGTTAGTGAGAGTCGGAACAACATACATACCGGTAACGGATGTGGAACAATCTGCTGAATGGTATGTAAAGAACTTGGAAGCGGCTTTAAGTTACAAAGACACGGATAAAGCCATATTAAACTTTGCAAATCAAAGTTTTTTTCTCGTGAAATCGAATGAAAATGAAAGTGCCAATTTTAAAGATAAATATGGAAACGAACGTTTTTCAATAACATTTGAAGTTGATGGATTACACGCTTTAGCACAATTGCATAAAGAATTTCAGCAAAGCGGTGTAGAAGTTGGTGAGATTGAAGATCGCGGGCATGCCGGAAGGAATTTTGTCTTTTATGATTTAGATAAAAATAAATTCGATGTGTGGAGCGAACTGAGCCCTGCTTTTAAAGAAAAATTTAAATAA
- a CDS encoding AraC family transcriptional regulator, producing the protein MTFKMIKKEFKLVGLKGSGEYENFGSEVPLLAKQLLSRSSEIDFPTESEIALYEPKKSAGHTTGNFYVGLIVRERVNKIPTGMDYLETDNHYITTRGNIMELGKLHEGLLNWGTAQGYKRDLDSYIIETYHPVNEGEEVEIYLPIIA; encoded by the coding sequence TTGACTTTTAAAATGATAAAAAAAGAATTCAAGTTGGTTGGCTTAAAGGGTAGTGGGGAGTATGAAAACTTTGGAAGTGAAGTACCATTGCTTGCAAAACAGTTATTAAGCCGTTCGAGTGAAATCGACTTCCCGACTGAAAGTGAAATTGCATTGTATGAGCCTAAAAAGAGTGCCGGCCATACGACGGGCAATTTCTATGTAGGACTTATCGTTCGCGAGAGAGTGAACAAAATCCCGACAGGAATGGATTATTTAGAGACAGATAACCATTATATTACGACTAGAGGCAACATAATGGAACTTGGTAAACTTCATGAAGGCTTGCTTAATTGGGGAACAGCGCAAGGTTATAAAAGAGATCTTGATTCTTATATTATCGAAACTTATCACCCTGTCAACGAAGGGGAAGAAGTAGAAATCTATTTACCAATCATTGCGTAG
- a CDS encoding N-acetylmuramoyl-L-alanine amidase produces the protein MNQKLITLVVAIFLVCTLAVTPTSAKVVFADVATTDATYDEIQYLISLGAIKGYQENGKTYYKPNMSVTRAQAAKMAVIAAGKSPLKVSKSSYTDVKVGTEQSTYIERARQLGLFTKTSGNFSPNATLSREEMSHVLSIAFNLNASDYKDLPVYFPDVSNSNTYAPYIKAIYYNGITKGSDGKYMPKSSVTRAQFASFIARAKSDKFRLALPEHLDSVDTTQVIGLVSVTTDGLNVRTEPNTSSSVIGRVNTGGKLSVYAVEGNWLKVSYQGYYGYISKSYAKFLEQDGSAIGPSIKAVKTNTIINLYYKPTSSSKKIKQISAGSTLSVYKEIDGYYLTTVGGVPGYIVKNSTTVVGSSNVNPPPSETDSGNNDPVVTSGTTGKVTVSSLNMRKSASGSSATIKKLSKGSVIAVHSIDGYWAKVTAGKDTGYVHKSYIKLVNEKGSPVKDRIIILDPGHGGKDPGAVNSGSTEKAIVLKVSNLVKQKLEANGAKVFTTRSGDTFPTLQERVNFTKSKFGEVFVSIHVNAATSTSAKGTETYYSITTGDQYQEDKKLATYINTEIVNNANMKNRGVKEAQYYVTRNMIIPSVLVELGFISNSEDRKKLINDKYVEIYAQSIYNGIVDYYRK, from the coding sequence ATGAATCAAAAACTGATTACATTGGTTGTTGCAATCTTCCTCGTTTGTACACTAGCTGTTACACCGACATCAGCTAAGGTAGTATTTGCAGATGTTGCGACAACCGATGCCACTTACGACGAGATCCAGTATTTAATTAGCCTTGGAGCAATTAAAGGATATCAAGAAAATGGCAAAACGTACTACAAACCCAACATGAGTGTGACACGTGCACAAGCTGCGAAAATGGCAGTCATTGCTGCAGGTAAAAGTCCACTAAAAGTAAGTAAATCCTCGTACACAGATGTTAAAGTCGGGACAGAACAATCGACATACATCGAACGTGCACGTCAACTCGGATTATTTACTAAAACATCAGGGAATTTTTCTCCTAATGCCACTTTGTCTCGTGAAGAAATGAGTCACGTATTATCGATTGCATTTAATTTAAATGCAAGTGACTATAAGGATTTGCCGGTGTACTTCCCAGATGTATCGAATTCGAATACATATGCTCCGTATATTAAAGCAATCTACTATAATGGGATTACAAAAGGTAGTGACGGCAAATACATGCCAAAAAGCTCAGTAACACGAGCACAGTTTGCGTCATTTATCGCAAGAGCAAAAAGCGATAAATTCCGACTAGCCTTACCCGAACACCTTGATTCAGTTGATACGACACAAGTAATTGGTCTTGTATCGGTAACAACAGATGGCTTAAATGTTCGTACAGAGCCGAATACATCGAGTTCAGTGATTGGCCGAGTAAATACGGGCGGTAAGTTATCGGTGTATGCTGTGGAAGGTAATTGGTTGAAGGTTTCTTATCAAGGCTACTACGGCTATATCAGTAAATCATATGCCAAATTCCTTGAACAAGACGGCAGTGCCATTGGACCATCAATTAAAGCTGTCAAGACAAATACAATTATAAATCTTTATTACAAACCGACATCGTCATCGAAAAAAATTAAACAAATTTCTGCCGGTTCAACATTGTCAGTCTATAAAGAAATTGACGGTTATTATTTAACAACAGTAGGTGGAGTTCCTGGCTATATTGTAAAAAATAGCACGACGGTTGTAGGGAGTTCAAATGTGAATCCGCCACCATCGGAAACGGATTCCGGCAATAACGATCCTGTCGTTACATCCGGCACAACGGGTAAAGTAACGGTTTCGAGTTTAAACATGCGCAAATCGGCATCAGGGTCATCCGCGACAATTAAAAAGTTATCAAAAGGATCAGTAATTGCGGTACATTCCATTGATGGCTATTGGGCAAAAGTGACAGCGGGCAAAGATACAGGCTATGTGCACAAATCGTACATTAAACTAGTGAACGAAAAAGGCAGCCCTGTTAAAGACCGCATTATTATTTTAGACCCAGGACACGGTGGTAAAGATCCAGGTGCTGTTAACTCTGGTAGTACGGAAAAAGCGATCGTTTTAAAAGTTTCCAATCTTGTAAAACAAAAGCTTGAAGCAAATGGCGCAAAAGTTTTCACAACGCGTTCAGGGGATACATTCCCGACATTACAAGAGCGTGTGAACTTTACAAAAAGCAAATTCGGTGAAGTATTTGTTAGTATTCACGTAAATGCTGCGACATCAACAAGTGCAAAAGGTACTGAAACGTACTACAGCATTACAACGGGTGACCAGTATCAAGAGGATAAAAAGCTGGCAACATATATCAATACTGAAATTGTTAACAATGCGAACATGAAAAACCGTGGCGTAAAAGAAGCGCAGTATTATGTGACACGCAATATGATCATTCCTTCTGTATTGGTAGAACTTGGGTTCATCTCAAATTCAGAAGACCGTAAAAAATTAATCAATGACAAGTATGTAGAAATCTATGCACAATCTATTTATAACGGGATTGTGGATTACTACAGAAAATAA
- a CDS encoding LysE family transporter, whose product MNSIFTYIFLGITMAATFGPVKNVLINTGLKNGFFHAWFFSLGALATDIAYMLVVYFGVGKFIDSIILQTFLWSFGCFVLLYTGIESLLTLHKIEMNSKTGRIVRLRHSLLAGLLMSLLNPITILFWLGIYGSILAKTAGIATGFDIILISGAILLGIIFVDFLYASLSSVARKLLSIRLLKTVTVFSSIFMIGFGLYFGKHAFELLF is encoded by the coding sequence ATGAATTCGATCTTTACCTATATTTTTTTAGGCATAACGATGGCTGCTACATTCGGTCCTGTTAAGAACGTTTTAATAAATACTGGATTGAAAAACGGATTTTTTCATGCATGGTTTTTTAGTCTGGGTGCCTTGGCTACTGACATTGCTTATATGCTTGTCGTGTATTTTGGCGTCGGAAAATTTATCGATTCAATCATATTGCAAACCTTCTTATGGTCTTTTGGCTGCTTCGTCCTTTTGTATACTGGGATTGAAAGTTTACTGACATTACATAAAATAGAAATGAACTCTAAAACCGGTAGAATCGTACGATTAAGACATTCGTTATTAGCTGGGTTGTTAATGTCTTTGCTGAATCCCATTACAATCCTTTTCTGGCTAGGAATCTATGGCTCGATCCTTGCGAAAACAGCAGGAATCGCTACAGGATTTGACATTATACTAATTAGTGGTGCCATACTACTTGGCATAATATTTGTGGATTTTCTTTATGCTTCCTTATCGAGTGTCGCACGCAAATTATTATCCATTAGGCTCTTGAAAACTGTAACCGTTTTTTCGTCCATTTTTATGATTGGTTTTGGACTTTATTTTGGAAAGCATGCTTT